From the genome of Candidatus Atribacteria bacterium ADurb.Bin276:
ACCGATGGATAGCGCCGACCAGCTGCGAGGCTTCCTCAATAAACCAATTTCTTCTCCATTCAAACCGGTTTCACAGGACTCTCCGATACCAAAATTTTTCAAGTAGCGATAAAGTGTATCTTCTCCCAGTCGTTGGGCGATTTGTATTGTACCGACGTTACAGGAATTAATGATGATATCTTCGAGTGTTTCCTGCCCATGACTTTTTATGTCTCGCACTCGATGATTATACACCATTATGGAACCACCACAATAAAAACTTTCTCCCAGATAAACCTTATTTTCCTGAAGGGCCGAAGCCATAATGAGAGGTTTAACGGTAGAACCAGGTTCAAATACCATTGATACAGCTAAGTTTCTCCAGGTTTCGGGTAAATAGTCATTAAAAAGATTATTATCATAGGAAGGACGTGAAGCCATGGCCAAGATATCTCCAGTTCTTGGATCATTCACTACTACCACACCCGCCTTAGCTTTGGTTCTTCCGATGGCCTCATCGAGAGCTTTTTCAATATAAAACTGAATGGTTCGATCAATAGTGAGGATAACGTTGTGTCCCGATTGAGGATTTAAGTAGACTAAGCTTCCAGGTATTTCTTTCCCGGTTCCATCCCTCTCAAAGGTCATATAACCCATCTTTCCAGTCAATTCCTCATTTAAAGTAAACTCCAACCCTTCCAACCCTTGATGGTCAATACCAACAAATCCAAGAATGTGGCTGAGGTGGGGAGAATGAGGATAATATCTTTTATTCTCTTTATTCCATTCAATACCGACTAATTTATCTTTTTCTAAATCTTCTTTCAGGTGAAGTGGAACCTGACGCTTTAACCATACAAAGGATTTTCGGCTCTCAAATTTTTCTTGTATTTCTTCCAGGCTAAGCCCTAACAACGGAGCAACTTTCTGAGCGGCACTTTCGGGGTTTTCTATCATTCTTGGAACACAATATACTGATATAGCTTCGGTATCGCGAGCTAGAACTTCGCCGTTTCGATCTAAAATTTGTCCACGAGCAGGAAGAAGATCTTCCATCCGGAAGCGAACCATGTTGGCTTTTTCCCGATACTCGTTTCCTTCAACAACTTGCAGGACGAACATTCGAAAAACAATATATCCTAAAATCAAAAAAACCATCATCACCAGAAAATTTGCCCGATGGACAAATCTTCTGGAGCTCATCTTTTCAACCCCGTTTCATTTCTATATTCTGCAACCGCTGCCTCACTCCCCTTAAGCTGAACTTTTTGATCAGCAGCAGCGAGAAATATCGTCCTCTCCGGTAAAACCATACCTAATTTATTAGTGGCAATTTCTTTAATTCGGTCCATTGACGAAAGATGAGAAATTTCAATTTCAATGCGATCTTTATTAGCAACCAGGCTTTCTATTCGTTCTTTCTTTAAACTTAAAACAAATCCTTTTTCGACAATTTCAGCTTGCAGTAACAAATACAAAAAAGACATACTCACCATGAATATTAAAAAAAATACGGCAATATTTTTCAAGCTGGAGTCCCCTCCTCTCTCATCATCTTTTGAGCGACTCTCATTCTGGCACTCCGAGCACGAGGATTCGACTGAATTTCTTGCCGAGAAGGTATCATAGGCTTGCGGTTGATGACCTCAAGTTGTTGACTATTTCGAAAGAAATTTTTAACAATTCGATCTTCAAGAGAATGATAGCTGAGAACCACCAGACGTGCTCCTTCATTCATAAATTGGACCACACTCTCTAAGGCCTTCGGTAATTCATCTAATTCATGATTAATATAAATCCGTAAAGCCATAAAAACCCGAGTTGCTGGGTGAATACCCCCTCTTCGACCCGGATTACATTTCCAAATAATTTTTTCCAACTCTCCAGTTGTAGCAATTGGTTTTCTCTGGCGAGCAACTACAATCGAATGAGCAATTTTACGTGATTTTCGCTCTTCACCGTAATAAAAGAAAATATCAGCCAATTCTTTTTCAGAATAGGTGTTAACAACCTGACAGGCGTCCATTTTCTGGCTTTGATCCATTCTCATATCCAATGGTCCATCCTGACTAAAGCTAAAACCTCTTTCTGGAGCATCTAACTGTCGAGAAGAAACGCCAAGATCAAATAAAACTCCATGAATAGTTTCAATTTTTTCTTGATGAAGAATTTCTGCTATCGTCGAAAAAGATCCTTGAACCAGTTTTA
Proteins encoded in this window:
- the rsmH gene encoding Ribosomal RNA small subunit methyltransferase H, with the translated sequence MFHYHQPVMVVEVIQYLVTDPNGVYVDATVGGGGHAKAILEKVAQQGVLVGIDRDREAIDAARQVLAVFGSRVKLVQGSFSTIAEILHQEKIETIHGVLFDLGVSSRQLDAPERGFSFSQDGPLDMRMDQSQKMDACQVVNTYSEKELADIFFYYGEERKSRKIAHSIVVARQRKPIATTGELEKIIWKCNPGRRGGIHPATRVFMALRIYINHELDELPKALESVVQFMNEGARLVVLSYHSLEDRIVKNFFRNSQQLEVINRKPMIPSRQEIQSNPRARSARMRVAQKMMREEGTPA
- the spoVD_1 gene encoding Stage V sporulation protein D; translated protein: MSSRRFVHRANFLVMMVFLILGYIVFRMFVLQVVEGNEYREKANMVRFRMEDLLPARGQILDRNGEVLARDTEAISVYCVPRMIENPESAAQKVAPLLGLSLEEIQEKFESRKSFVWLKRQVPLHLKEDLEKDKLVGIEWNKENKRYYPHSPHLSHILGFVGIDHQGLEGLEFTLNEELTGKMGYMTFERDGTGKEIPGSLVYLNPQSGHNVILTIDRTIQFYIEKALDEAIGRTKAKAGVVVVNDPRTGDILAMASRPSYDNNLFNDYLPETWRNLAVSMVFEPGSTVKPLIMASALQENKVYLGESFYCGGSIMVYNHRVRDIKSHGQETLEDIIINSCNVGTIQIAQRLGEDTLYRYLKNFGIGESCETGLNGEEIGLLRKPRSWSALSIGAIPIGQEMLVTPIQLLRSVSAIANRGILMKARLVKKVIDENGKVVREVLPSPVQRVVDEETADLVLNMMKKVVDQGTGKKAAIPGYAIAGKTGTGQKIGEDGRYAINRFYSSFIGFFPIPEPRFGILVVLDEAQGEYYGGDIGAPVFREIAQNLIHYAGIMSENDEVTIY
- the ftsL_1 gene encoding Cell division protein FtsL, yielding MKNIAVFFLIFMVSMSFLYLLLQAEIVEKGFVLSLKKERIESLVANKDRIEIEISHLSSMDRIKEIATNKLGMVLPERTIFLAAADQKVQLKGSEAAVAEYRNETGLKR